The following coding sequences are from one Thunnus maccoyii chromosome 17, fThuMac1.1, whole genome shotgun sequence window:
- the slc35f6 gene encoding solute carrier family 35 member F6 isoform X1 yields MAWTKYQLFLAGLMLTTGSINTLSAKWADMFSARGCRDDPEHGFSHPFVQAVGMFLGEFSCLAVFYILLCHDRRSPEPKMNPGQSFNPLLFFPPAMCDMTATSIMYVALNMTSASSFQMLRGAVIIFTGLLSVAFLGRRLLASQWIGILITILGLVIVGLADFFSGHKDEHKLSDVITGDLLIVLAQVIVSVQMVLEEKFVYKHDVHPLRAVGTEGFFGFFVLSLLLIPMYFIHVGNFSDNPRQVLEDALDAFCQIGHQPLILLALLGNTVSIAFFNFAGISVTKEISATTRMVLDSLRTLVIWVVSMALGWEQFHGLQVLGFLVLLLGTALYNGLHRPLLARIPCCAGMVNQEEESSAGERERLLGEGRVQAGDES; encoded by the exons ATGGCTTGGACAAAATATCAGCTGTTCCTCGCGGGACTTATGCTCACAACTGGCTCCATCAACACATTATCGGCAAA ATGGGCTGACATGTTCTCAGCGAGGGGTTGCCGGGACGACCCTGAACATGGGTTCTCTCACCCGTTTGTGCAG GCAGTGGGAATGTTTTTGGGCGAGTTCAGCTGTCTTGCGGTTTTCTACATCTTGCTTTGCCACGACAGACGTAgcccagagcccaagatgaaTCCAGGCCAGAGCTTCaaccctctcctcttcttccctccgGCCATGTGTGACATGACGGCCACCTCCATCATGTATGTTG CACTCAACATGACGAGCGCCTCCAGCTTCCAGATGCTGCGTGGAGCCGTCATCATCTTCACCGGTCTGCTGTCTGTGGCGTTTCTCGGGCGTCGCCTGTTGGCTAGCCAGTGGATCGGCATCCTCATCACCATCCTGGGCCTGGTGATAGTGGGCCTCGCCGACTTCTTCAGCGGCCACAAAGACGAACACAAACTCAGTGACGTCATCACTG GAGACCTTCTGATCGTCTTGGCTCAGGTCATTGTTTCTGTGCAGATGGTCCTAGAAGAAAAGTTTGTCTACAAACACGATGTTCATCCTCTTCGGGCTGTTGGTACTGAAG GCTTCTTTGGTTTCTTTGTTCTGTCGCTGCTGCTCATCCCCATGTATTTCATCCATGTGGGCAACTTCAGCGACAACCCTCGGCAGGTGCTGGAAGACGCGCTGGACGCCTTCTGTCAGATTGGGCACCAGCCTCTCATCCTGTTGGCTCTGCTGGGCAACACAGTCAGCATCGCCTTCTTCAACTTCGCTGGGATCAGCGTCACCAAAGAGATCAGCGCCACCACCCGCATGGTGCTGGACAGCCTGCGCACGCTTGTCATCTGGGTGGTGAGCATGGCGCTGGGTTGGGAGCAGTTTCACGGCCTGCAGGTGCTGGGCTTCCTGGTCCTGCTGCTCGGCACAGCGCTCTACAATGGACTGCaccgccccctgctggccagaATACCGTGCTGCGCTGGGATGGTGAAccaagaggaggagagcagcgcgggagaaagggagagactGCTGGGTGAGGGCAGGGTGCAGGCTGGTGACGAGAgctaa
- the slc35f6 gene encoding solute carrier family 35 member F6 isoform X2 yields the protein MFSARGCRDDPEHGFSHPFVQAVGMFLGEFSCLAVFYILLCHDRRSPEPKMNPGQSFNPLLFFPPAMCDMTATSIMYVALNMTSASSFQMLRGAVIIFTGLLSVAFLGRRLLASQWIGILITILGLVIVGLADFFSGHKDEHKLSDVITGDLLIVLAQVIVSVQMVLEEKFVYKHDVHPLRAVGTEGFFGFFVLSLLLIPMYFIHVGNFSDNPRQVLEDALDAFCQIGHQPLILLALLGNTVSIAFFNFAGISVTKEISATTRMVLDSLRTLVIWVVSMALGWEQFHGLQVLGFLVLLLGTALYNGLHRPLLARIPCCAGMVNQEEESSAGERERLLGEGRVQAGDES from the exons ATGTTCTCAGCGAGGGGTTGCCGGGACGACCCTGAACATGGGTTCTCTCACCCGTTTGTGCAG GCAGTGGGAATGTTTTTGGGCGAGTTCAGCTGTCTTGCGGTTTTCTACATCTTGCTTTGCCACGACAGACGTAgcccagagcccaagatgaaTCCAGGCCAGAGCTTCaaccctctcctcttcttccctccgGCCATGTGTGACATGACGGCCACCTCCATCATGTATGTTG CACTCAACATGACGAGCGCCTCCAGCTTCCAGATGCTGCGTGGAGCCGTCATCATCTTCACCGGTCTGCTGTCTGTGGCGTTTCTCGGGCGTCGCCTGTTGGCTAGCCAGTGGATCGGCATCCTCATCACCATCCTGGGCCTGGTGATAGTGGGCCTCGCCGACTTCTTCAGCGGCCACAAAGACGAACACAAACTCAGTGACGTCATCACTG GAGACCTTCTGATCGTCTTGGCTCAGGTCATTGTTTCTGTGCAGATGGTCCTAGAAGAAAAGTTTGTCTACAAACACGATGTTCATCCTCTTCGGGCTGTTGGTACTGAAG GCTTCTTTGGTTTCTTTGTTCTGTCGCTGCTGCTCATCCCCATGTATTTCATCCATGTGGGCAACTTCAGCGACAACCCTCGGCAGGTGCTGGAAGACGCGCTGGACGCCTTCTGTCAGATTGGGCACCAGCCTCTCATCCTGTTGGCTCTGCTGGGCAACACAGTCAGCATCGCCTTCTTCAACTTCGCTGGGATCAGCGTCACCAAAGAGATCAGCGCCACCACCCGCATGGTGCTGGACAGCCTGCGCACGCTTGTCATCTGGGTGGTGAGCATGGCGCTGGGTTGGGAGCAGTTTCACGGCCTGCAGGTGCTGGGCTTCCTGGTCCTGCTGCTCGGCACAGCGCTCTACAATGGACTGCaccgccccctgctggccagaATACCGTGCTGCGCTGGGATGGTGAAccaagaggaggagagcagcgcgggagaaagggagagactGCTGGGTGAGGGCAGGGTGCAGGCTGGTGACGAGAgctaa
- the slc35f6 gene encoding solute carrier family 35 member F6 isoform X3, with protein sequence MGSLTRLCRRSPEPKMNPGQSFNPLLFFPPAMCDMTATSIMYVALNMTSASSFQMLRGAVIIFTGLLSVAFLGRRLLASQWIGILITILGLVIVGLADFFSGHKDEHKLSDVITGDLLIVLAQVIVSVQMVLEEKFVYKHDVHPLRAVGTEGFFGFFVLSLLLIPMYFIHVGNFSDNPRQVLEDALDAFCQIGHQPLILLALLGNTVSIAFFNFAGISVTKEISATTRMVLDSLRTLVIWVVSMALGWEQFHGLQVLGFLVLLLGTALYNGLHRPLLARIPCCAGMVNQEEESSAGERERLLGEGRVQAGDES encoded by the exons ATGGGTTCTCTCACCCGTTTGTGCAG ACGTAgcccagagcccaagatgaaTCCAGGCCAGAGCTTCaaccctctcctcttcttccctccgGCCATGTGTGACATGACGGCCACCTCCATCATGTATGTTG CACTCAACATGACGAGCGCCTCCAGCTTCCAGATGCTGCGTGGAGCCGTCATCATCTTCACCGGTCTGCTGTCTGTGGCGTTTCTCGGGCGTCGCCTGTTGGCTAGCCAGTGGATCGGCATCCTCATCACCATCCTGGGCCTGGTGATAGTGGGCCTCGCCGACTTCTTCAGCGGCCACAAAGACGAACACAAACTCAGTGACGTCATCACTG GAGACCTTCTGATCGTCTTGGCTCAGGTCATTGTTTCTGTGCAGATGGTCCTAGAAGAAAAGTTTGTCTACAAACACGATGTTCATCCTCTTCGGGCTGTTGGTACTGAAG GCTTCTTTGGTTTCTTTGTTCTGTCGCTGCTGCTCATCCCCATGTATTTCATCCATGTGGGCAACTTCAGCGACAACCCTCGGCAGGTGCTGGAAGACGCGCTGGACGCCTTCTGTCAGATTGGGCACCAGCCTCTCATCCTGTTGGCTCTGCTGGGCAACACAGTCAGCATCGCCTTCTTCAACTTCGCTGGGATCAGCGTCACCAAAGAGATCAGCGCCACCACCCGCATGGTGCTGGACAGCCTGCGCACGCTTGTCATCTGGGTGGTGAGCATGGCGCTGGGTTGGGAGCAGTTTCACGGCCTGCAGGTGCTGGGCTTCCTGGTCCTGCTGCTCGGCACAGCGCTCTACAATGGACTGCaccgccccctgctggccagaATACCGTGCTGCGCTGGGATGGTGAAccaagaggaggagagcagcgcgggagaaagggagagactGCTGGGTGAGGGCAGGGTGCAGGCTGGTGACGAGAgctaa
- the hlx1 gene encoding H2.0-like homeobox protein isoform X1 — protein sequence MYTAGLNPFYASNFSLWSAYCAGGFAVDTMKKPSFCIADILQAGDAENIPGSSALMVHMGHHRAQGHSGSSPLRPSPVAPEPSVYARVSPASPYHRHGLQLTSVSRTTFNSQQVPPPSSKDLKFGIDRILSTDFDPKSKEKSSLRDLTSIVSSNRQSGIHIPIQPPASQYFSSIDTGMGDASSMMSSLGCSSSSSRQSGQHQFQDTFPGPYAVLTKDTMPQTYKRKRSWSRAVFSNLQRKGLEKRFEIQKYVTKPDRKQLAAMLGLTDAQVKVWFQNRRMKWRHSKEAQAQKDKDKEQPDKTASESSREPKEPAESECESEGRSECDSDEAPEEDSGLLDVTEHNKTSVIMSGSGPASSAEGAATVTDTPASQILI from the exons ATGTACACGGCCGGGCTCAATCCGTTTTACGCATCCAATTTTAGCCTCTGGTCCGCGTACTGCGCAGGGGGCTTCGCTGTGGATACGATGAAGAAACCCTCGTTTTGCATCGCAGACATTTTGCAGGCTGGAGATGCGGAGAACATCCCGGGTTCGTCGGCCCTCATGGTGCATATGGGACACCACCGTGCGCAGGGGCACTCCGGCAGTTCCCCGCTGCGCCCTTCGCCTGTTGCGCCTGAGCCGTCGGTGTATGCGAGGGTGAGTCCCGCGTCTCCGTACCACAGACACGGACTACAGCTAACCTCAGTCTCCAGAACGACTTTTAACTCCCAGCAAGTTCCTCCACCTTCAAGCAAAGACCTCAAATTCGGAATTGATCGGATATTGTCGACGGACTTTGATccaaaaagcaaagaaaagtcGTCGTTAAGAG ATCTCACATCCATCGTTAGCTCGAACCGTCAGTCAGGGATCCACATCCCCATTCAGCCTCCGGCCAGCCAGTACTTCTCCTCCATAGACACCGGGATGGGCGACGCTTCCTCCATGATGAGTTCACtaggctgcagcagcagcagcagcagacaatCAGGCCAGCATCAGTTTCAGGACACCTTCCCAG GTCCGTATGCTGTCCTCACAAAAGACACAATGCCACAGACATACAAGAGGAAAAGGTCATGGTCGAGGGCAGTGTTTTCAAATCTGCAGAGAAAAGGACTTGAGAAGAGATTTGAAATACAGAAGTATGTTACCAAGCCGGACAGAAAACAGCTGGCTGCCATGCTCGGGCTGACAGACGCTCAG GTGAAGGTCTGGTTCCAGAACAGACGCATGAAGTGGAGACACTCCAAAGAGGCGCAGGCTCAGAAAGACAAGGATAAGGAGCAGCCGGACAAGACTGCGTCGGAGTCCAGCAGGGAGCCCAAAGAGCCGGCGGAGTCGGAGTGTGAGAGCGAGGGCAGGAGCGAGTGTGATTCCGACGAGGCCCCGGAGGAAGACTCTGGACTTTTGGACGTTACCGAGCACAATAAAACCAGCGTAATCATGAGCGGGAGCGGGCCGGCGAGCAGCGCGGAGGGAGCGGCCACAGTCACAGACACACCGGCCTCACAGATACTAATATGA
- the hlx1 gene encoding H2.0-like homeobox protein isoform X2 has translation MYTAGLNPFYASNFSLWSAYCAGGFAVDTMKKPSFCIADILQAGDAENIPGSSALMVHMGHHRAQGHSGSSPLRPSPVAPEPSVYARVSPASPYHRHGLQLTSVSRTTFNSQQVPPPSSKDLKFGIDRILSTDFDPKSKEKSSLRGPYAVLTKDTMPQTYKRKRSWSRAVFSNLQRKGLEKRFEIQKYVTKPDRKQLAAMLGLTDAQVKVWFQNRRMKWRHSKEAQAQKDKDKEQPDKTASESSREPKEPAESECESEGRSECDSDEAPEEDSGLLDVTEHNKTSVIMSGSGPASSAEGAATVTDTPASQILI, from the exons ATGTACACGGCCGGGCTCAATCCGTTTTACGCATCCAATTTTAGCCTCTGGTCCGCGTACTGCGCAGGGGGCTTCGCTGTGGATACGATGAAGAAACCCTCGTTTTGCATCGCAGACATTTTGCAGGCTGGAGATGCGGAGAACATCCCGGGTTCGTCGGCCCTCATGGTGCATATGGGACACCACCGTGCGCAGGGGCACTCCGGCAGTTCCCCGCTGCGCCCTTCGCCTGTTGCGCCTGAGCCGTCGGTGTATGCGAGGGTGAGTCCCGCGTCTCCGTACCACAGACACGGACTACAGCTAACCTCAGTCTCCAGAACGACTTTTAACTCCCAGCAAGTTCCTCCACCTTCAAGCAAAGACCTCAAATTCGGAATTGATCGGATATTGTCGACGGACTTTGATccaaaaagcaaagaaaagtcGTCGTTAAGAG GTCCGTATGCTGTCCTCACAAAAGACACAATGCCACAGACATACAAGAGGAAAAGGTCATGGTCGAGGGCAGTGTTTTCAAATCTGCAGAGAAAAGGACTTGAGAAGAGATTTGAAATACAGAAGTATGTTACCAAGCCGGACAGAAAACAGCTGGCTGCCATGCTCGGGCTGACAGACGCTCAG GTGAAGGTCTGGTTCCAGAACAGACGCATGAAGTGGAGACACTCCAAAGAGGCGCAGGCTCAGAAAGACAAGGATAAGGAGCAGCCGGACAAGACTGCGTCGGAGTCCAGCAGGGAGCCCAAAGAGCCGGCGGAGTCGGAGTGTGAGAGCGAGGGCAGGAGCGAGTGTGATTCCGACGAGGCCCCGGAGGAAGACTCTGGACTTTTGGACGTTACCGAGCACAATAAAACCAGCGTAATCATGAGCGGGAGCGGGCCGGCGAGCAGCGCGGAGGGAGCGGCCACAGTCACAGACACACCGGCCTCACAGATACTAATATGA